In Tripterygium wilfordii isolate XIE 37 chromosome 23, ASM1340144v1, whole genome shotgun sequence, one genomic interval encodes:
- the LOC119993640 gene encoding acetyl-coenzyme A synthetase, chloroplastic/glyoxysomal, translated as MGLMIAHGSASYPLLYNNGKPLLTGVVGGSAAIQAPILPPILIRQKLNSPLSTSMASNLTTQNHLRQVESMSTLPSGASRTTQLNAVILGEAVASEEDDLVFPSDDFSRQALVSSPQQYLEMYKRSVEDPAGFWSDIASQFYWEQKWGQTHPVCSENLDVAKGTIKIEWFKGGITNICYNCLDRNVEAGLGDKIALYWEGNEPSFDGSLTYSQLLDRVCQLANYLKDIGVRKGDAVVIYLPMLMELPITMLACARIGAVHSVVFAGFSAESLGQRIVDCKPKVIVTCNGVKRGSKLLNLKDIVDAALTDSAQNGVSVDVCLTYENKLAMKREDTKWNEGRDKWWQDVVPKYPNTCKVEWVDAEDPLFLLYTSGSTGKPKGVLHTTGGYMVYTATTFKYAFDFKPSDVYWCTADCGWITGHSYVTYGPLLNGATVIVFEGAPNYPDAGRCWDIVDKYKVTIFYTAPTLVRSLMRDGDEYVTRYSRKSLRVLGSVGEPINPSAWRWFFNVVGDSRCPISDTWWQTETGGFMMTPLPGAWPQKPGSATFPFFGIQPVIVDEKGIELEGECSGYLCVRSSWPGAFRTLYGDHERYETTYFQPFPGYYFSGDGCRRDKDGYYWLTGRVDDVINVSGHRIGTAEVESALVSHPQCAEAAVVGVEHEVKGQGIYAFVTVVEGVPYSEELRKSLTLTVRKQIGAFAAPDKIHWAPGLPKTRSGKIMRRILRKIASKQLDELEDTSTLAEPNVVDQLIALADS; from the exons ATGGGGTTGATGATTGCACATGGTTCAGCATCGTATCCATTATTATATAATAACGGCAAACCTCTTCTCACCGGAGTTGTCGGAGGGTCTGCAGCGATTCAAGCTCCAATTTTGCCTCCAATTCTTATCCGCCAGAAGCTGAATTCGCCTTTGTCGACGTCCATGGCATCGAATCTGACCACCCAGAATCACCTGCGCCAGGTAGAGTCAATGTCCACTCTGCCGTCGGGCGCCAGCAGGACTACCCAACTCAACGCCGTGATCTTGGGCGAGGCCGTTGCCTCCGAAGAGGATGATCTCGTCTTTCCCAGCGATGACTTCTCGCGCCAGGCCCTCGTTTCCTCTCCCCAGCAG TATTTGGAGATGTATAAAAGGTCAGTGGAAGATCCAGCTGGATTTTGGTCCGATATCGCTTCCCAGTTTTACTGGGAGCAGAAATGGGGTCAAACTCATCCAGTCTGCTCTGAAAATCTCGACGTCGCCAAGGGTACCATCAAGATTGAG TGGTTCAAGGGAGGTATCACCAACATTTGTTATAATTGCCTGGATAGAAACGTTGAGGCTGGACTTGGCGACAAGATTGCCCTTTACTGGGAAGGCAATGAACCTAGTTTTGATGGCTCTCTAACGTATTCCCAGCTGCTCGATAGAGTTTGCCAG CTTGCAAATTACTTAAAGGACATTGGTGTTAGAAAGGGCGACGCTGTTGTCATTTACTTACCCATGCTAATGGAACTCCCCATCACTATGCTCGCATGTGCCCGCATTGGTGCTGTTCACTCG GTTGTATTTGCTGGATTTTCTGCTGAATCTCTTGGACAACGAATTGTGGACTGCAAGCCAAAAGTCATAGTTACTTGTAATGGAGTTAAAAGAGGTTCAAAGCTCCTCAACCTAAAGGACATAGTTGATGCTGCCCTCACTGATTCTGCCCAAAATGGAGTTTCTGTAG ATGTGTGCCTAACCTATGAAAACAAATTGGCAATGAAGAGGGAAGACACCAAATGGAATGAGGGGAGAGATAAATGGTGGCAG GATGTTGTCCCTAAATATCCAAATACTTGTAAAGTTGAGTGGGTTGATGCGGAAGATCCTCTTTTTCTGCTTTATACTAGTGGGAGCACTGGAAAACCAAAG GGCGTTCTCCATACAACTGGTGGCTATATGGTATATACTGCAACAACATTCAAGTATGCATTTGACTTCAAACCATCAGATGTCTACTG GTGCACAGCTGACTGTGGTTGGATCACTGGGCACAGCTACGTCACATATGGACCCTTGCTCAATGGAGCAACTGTTATTGTATTTGAAGGG GCTCCAAATTATCCTGATGCTGGACGTTGCTGGGACATTGTTGACAAGTACAAGGTGACAATATTCTACACTGCCCCCACGTTGGTGCGGTCCCTGATGCGTGATGGCGATGAG TATGTTACTCGCTACTCACGCAAATCCTTGCGTGTCCTTGGGAGTGTAGGTGAACCTATCAATCCAAGCGCATGGAG ATGGTTTTTCAATGTAGTTGGAGATTCAAGATGTCCTATATCTGACACTTGGTGGCAAACTGAAACTGGTGGTTTTAtg ATGACTCCGTTACCGGGTGCCTGGCCACAAAAGCCTGGCTCTGCTACATTTCCTTTCTTTGGAATACAG CCAGTTATTGTGGATGAGAAGGGCATTGAGCTTGAAGGGGAATGCAGTGGTTATTTGTGTGTGAGAAGCTCATGGCCTGGGGCGTTCCGAACTCTTTATGGTGATCATGAAAGATATGAAACCACATACTTCCAACCATTCCCGGGCTATTATTTCAGTGGTGATGGCTGTAGAAG GGACAAAGATGGATACTACTGGCTTACTGGAAGAGTTGATGATGTCATCAATGTTAG TGGTCATCGCATTGGCACAGCAGAAGTGGAATCTGCTCTAGTCTCACATCCCCAGTGTGCAGAAGCTGCTGTTGTTGGTGTTGAGCATGAG GTTAAAGGGCAGGGCATATATGCATTTGTTACAGTTGTGGAGGGTGTTCCTTACAGTGAAGAACTCCGGAAAAGCCTTACACTCACAGTGCGGAAGCAG ATTGGAGCATTTGCAGCACCGGACAAAATCCACTGGGCGCCTGGCCTTCCAAAGACGAGAAGTGGAAAGATAATGCGGAGaattttgagaaaaattgcTTCCAAGCAGTTAGATGAGCTCGAGGATACAAGCACGCTTGCGGAACCAAACGTCGTCGATCAGCTTATAGCACTTGCTGATAGCTGA